A single region of the Leptolyngbya sp. SIO1E4 genome encodes:
- a CDS encoding IS630 family transposase has product MKKTWCISTLDSRFIAQMEQVLWVYALPYDPAYPVICFDERPCFLIGERVDAMAMQSGQVRREHYAYEKLGSCALLAAIEPLSGKRLAQVHAHRTKREYALFCQALAEQYPQAVKLRLVQDNLNTHNPSAFYEHLPAVDAFALAQRFEMIYTPKCASWLNMIEIEFSALARGCLHQRIPTQEKLEREVLTLVAEREARGVKIDWQFSLETARHKLQRHYQHLNPDLYASQCRKT; this is encoded by the coding sequence CTGAAAAAGACTTGGTGTATTAGCACCCTCGATAGTCGGTTCATTGCCCAGATGGAGCAGGTGTTGTGGGTCTATGCCTTACCCTATGACCCAGCGTATCCCGTCATTTGTTTTGATGAGCGTCCCTGCTTTTTGATTGGTGAGCGGGTGGATGCCATGGCGATGCAGTCGGGGCAGGTGCGTCGAGAGCACTATGCCTACGAAAAGCTAGGGTCTTGTGCGCTGTTGGCCGCGATTGAACCTTTGAGTGGCAAACGGCTGGCGCAGGTGCATGCCCACCGCACCAAGCGGGAGTATGCCTTGTTCTGTCAGGCGCTGGCCGAACAGTATCCTCAGGCGGTGAAACTTCGCCTGGTGCAAGACAACCTCAATACCCACAACCCGAGTGCCTTCTACGAGCACTTACCGGCCGTCGATGCGTTTGCCCTAGCCCAACGCTTTGAGATGATCTACACCCCCAAGTGTGCTAGTTGGCTCAACATGATTGAGATTGAGTTTTCGGCACTCGCTCGCGGGTGTTTGCATCAGCGCATTCCCACGCAGGAAAAATTGGAGCGTGAGGTGCTGACATTAGTGGCCGAACGGGAGGCACGTGGCGTGAAGATTGACTGGCAGTTTTCTCTTGAAACGGCGCGGCACAAGTTGCAACGGCACTACCAACACCTGAACCCTGACCTTTACGCCTCTCAGTGTCGTAAAACTTAG
- a CDS encoding fructosamine kinase family protein: MWQEISAQIREVTQTDFEIKHHRSVGGGSINQAYAVSSGDHAYFVKLNAASGLLMFEAEARDRNCSLSHRSTFAKHQ; encoded by the coding sequence ATGTGGCAAGAAATTTCAGCCCAAATTCGTGAGGTCACCCAGACTGATTTTGAGATTAAGCATCACCGCTCGGTGGGTGGCGGGAGTATCAATCAGGCCTACGCTGTGTCCAGTGGGGATCATGCCTACTTCGTAAAGCTCAATGCTGCCAGTGGTTTGCTGATGTTTGAAGCCGAAGCACGAGATCGGAATTGCTCTTTAAGTCATCGTTCAACCTTTGCAAAGCACCAGTAA